Genomic DNA from Gemmatimonadota bacterium:
CCGGGCAGACCGGCTCACAGGGCGCGTTGCCGCAGTGCTGGCAGATCATCGGCAGGAAGCGCACGTCCAGATCGCCCGCCTGCGTTGCGTCGATCTGCTCGTAGTAGCGCTCGATCCGCACCCAATTCATGTCCCGGCCCATGACGATCTGATCCTCACCGACCCAGGGCACGTTGTTCTCGGCCTGGCACGCGGTCACGCAAGCGCTGCATCCCGTGCACTTGTCGAGGTCGATCGCCATCCCCCAGCGCGGACGCTCGTGCGCATCGGCGTACTCACCGTGCCGGGCGCCCTCGAGCGGGAACGCCGTGGACGCGCCGCCCTCGGCTGGCACGGGCACGAATCCACCGGCGCCCTGCAGCTCCTGGAGTTCGCCGTGACCCTCCTCCTGCTCGCCTTCCACCGCGTGTCCGAGATCGGCGAGCGCCACGGCGGGCGCGATCTGCCGGTCGTGTTGATCGTTTGATCCCTCGATAGTCGCGATCCGGCGGCGCTCCCCGGTGGGAGTCACAGTGACGGTCGTCGCGAGCGTAACCATCGCGCCCGACGGTTGCTCCGACTCGGACGGCAGGAGCGCCAACGCGTTCACACCGCTTCCGTCGGCCCAGCGGCCCATGTTCGTGTGACCGCCGCCCATCGCGAGCGCGACCGCGTCCTCGCGGATGCCTGGATAGATCCAGACCGGAACGTCGACCGTGCCGTGCGGCGACGACACGGTGACGATGTCACCTTCGCGGATGCCGCGCTGCTCCGCAGTGTGCGGGTTCATCTCCAGCCACGAGTGCCACGTGATCTTCGAGACCGGATCCGGTAGCTCCAGGAGCCATGGGCTGTTCGAGAACTCACCGCCGCCGAAGCGCGGCGACGGGTGGACGAGAAGCGTCAGCTCCCCACCGAGATCGAGCGTCGGTGCGTCGAACGAGAGCGCGGCGTCCGGTGCCTGTAGCTGCGACGCCGCGGCCGTCGATCCCATTTCTTGTTCAACCGCGCCGGTGCGCAACGCCAGGCGCCACCAGGTCTCGAAGTCGCCCGTGGACGCGTCGTGCATCTCCATGTGGCGGTTGCGCATGAAGTCGTAGAACGTCGCCGCGCCGAAGTCGTTGCCCAGCTCCACGGACACCGCTAGCAGCACGTCACCGGCCTGCTTGGAGTCGAAGTGCGGAACCGGCTGCATGACCGGCTGTTGGAGCGCCATCACGCCCTGTCGAGGCATCGAGTCGCCCCACGCCTCGAGGAAGTGGCGGTCCGGCAGAATCAGGTCGGCCAGACCCGCGGTCTCGTCCATCGCCGAAGCGAAGGAAACTTTGAAGGTCACCTGATTGAACGCTTCCACGAAGCCGGACGCGGCCGGCATCGAGTACGCGGGATTCGTGCCGTGCACGATCGCGACGCCGACCTGGCCGACGGCCATCGCGCTCACTGCGGACTCCATGTCCGCATACGCGCTCGCCGCGGCGGTCACGCCCGCATCATAGTGGACCGTACGACCGACGTTGCCGGCGACGTCGTTCAGGATCATGACCGCGATGTTCGCCGCGGTCGCGTTCCGATGGTGACCACCCACACCGGGACCCAGTGCGAGCGTCGGGCTCTCGGAAGCGAAGCGCTCCGCGAGCTCACGGATCGAATCCTCGCTGACGCCTGCTGCCTGAGCCGCCGCCGCCGGGCTGTACGAACGTAGTACGTCGGCGTAGGGGCCCGCGGCGCTGGCATCATCCGCGATCACTGAGGCCATGCCGAGCGCGACCGCAGCCTCGGAGCCCGGTCGGATGGGAATCCACTCGTCGGCGTTCAGCCCTGTCGTCGAGAGCCGCGGCCCGAGGTATACGAAGCGTCCTTTCGAGCCCGCCGCATCCACCGCGCTCATCCGAGCGAGACCCTTGTTGTGGGCAACGGGCGAGGAACCGGTCTCGATGAAGTCGTTGCTGAACGACAGCAACAGCCTCGCGTTGGCGATGTCGTAGCGTGGCAGTCCCGCCGCGCCGTATGCGATGCGGGCCGCCTCTCGAAGCGGTGCGTCGGACACCGCGTCGTACTCGACGCGCGTACCGTTCACCGCCGTGACGAACTGGTCGACCAGATTGTTCATCGAGGGACCCATGCGACCACCGATGAACATCACGTTGCCGGTCGCGCGGATTCGCGCCGCGAGCAACTGCTCCGCCTCGTCCCACGTACCCTGCCGAAGGCTACCGCCCTCTCGGATCATCGGGCCGGGGAAGCGATCCGGGTTGTAGAGGTGCTGGAGCGTCGCATGACCCTTGGAGCAGAGACCGCCTTGAGAGACGGGGTGGTTGGGGTTGCCCTCTACCTTTACCGCGCGACCCTCGCGCGTGCGCACCCACATGCCGCACTGCGCGGAACAGCCGCCGCATACCGTCGTGTACCAGGTCGCGACACCCGGTGTGATCTCATCGGGGGCCACTACATATGGAAGCAGGCGTTCGACGTCCTTGGTGGAGCACCCTGCGAGGGTGGCACCGGCGCCCGAGACGCCGAGGACTTTCAGGAAGTCACGCCGCTTGATGCCATCGGTCATGTGTTGGATATCTCCGCCCTCTAGTAGTGGCAGACGGCGCAGTCCGTGGACGCCTGCGGCTCGCCGTTCTCATCCGGCTGCCGGTGGCAGTCCACACACCACCCCATGTTGTCACCACCCCAGACCGGATCTTGTCCGAAAAACAACTCCTTCACTGGAACCCACCATCCGTCCGGTTTGCTCAGCACTTCCATCTCCTGGATCTCACCATGGCACTGCTGGCACTCGAGACCGGCGTTGATGTGCCGCATGTGCGGGAAGTGCGCGTGGTCCGAGATCTTGTAGATCCTGACCCACGGAATCGGCTCGTCGCGCTCCATATACCCTTGGATTTTGGCCACCTCGTCCGGATTGTTCGTGCCGGGAATCGCCACGTGGCAGCCCCAGCAGGTCGCGACGGACGGGATGCCCGCGGCGACGGAACGCTCTGCAGAGAAGTGACAGAATTGGCAGTCCATGTTGTTCTGCCCAGGCTCGCTGCCGGCGTGCTGATTGTGGGGGAATGCGATGGGCTGCCCGGACTCGGACGGACTCTCGACTCCCTCTGCGCCCTGGCTACGTCCACCCTGGACGAACGCGAGACCGGCAAGCACAAAAACGCCGGCCAGCCCGCCTATGAGCCAACGCTTTCTCATGCGGACCTTGTTCCTGAAGGCAGCAGAGCGCCCCCGGACGAGGGGCGCCGGAAGGGCCCTTCTGCGATCCATCGACTCCTTGTGACAGATCGGAACAAGCCCTAAATGCGGCCTGAAGCTACGTGAACGATCGGGGTAGGGTCAAGACGGTCGAGACCCCCTCCGAGAAACCTTTTTCTCCGCGTGGGTGTTATACTTTTTCCACTTTGGCCCACCTGATTTTCGAGGCGAGCGAACACCCCCGATGCGGGCTATCTTTGGGCCCGCGACAACGCGGGTCGGCGGATCGTTCCCGACCCTGGTACCGCACTACGTGACTTCCGATGCCTGAAACGACGGCGCCCGCACCATCGAGGGCGACCCAACCCTCGTTGGAGCTCCTGGACCGTTTGGTGCAGGAAGTCGAGAAGGTCTTCCACGGAAAGAGCGAGGTCGTCCGGCTCGCGCTCGCTTGTGTGCTGGCGCGTGGACACGTGCTATTCGAGGACGTACCGGGAGTGGGCAAGACGACGCTTGCGCATGCGCTCGCCAAGACGCTGGGCGTGGGCTTCCGTCGTATCCAGTTCACCGCCGACCTGCTGCCGTCCGACGTTATCGGAGTCTCGGTGTACAACCCCAAGACCGCCGACTTCGAGACCCGTCGTGGCCCCCTCTTCACCAACGTCGTGCTCGCGGACGAGATCAACCGCGCACCCCCACGAACGCAGAGTGGCCTGCTCGAGGCGATGCAGGAGGGCAGCGTCACCATCGACGACCAGACGCACGAGCTACCGAAGCCTTTCGTGGTCATGGCCACGCAAAACCCGCTCGAGCATCACGGCACCTATCCGCTGCCCGAAAGTCAGCTCGACCGGTTTCTGATGCGCATCACGATCGGGTATCCGGGTCCCGAAGCGGAACGGCGCATCCTGACCGAGTCCTCAGCGACCGAGCCGATCATGGATCGCCTCCAGACCGTTCTCTCCACGGCACAGGTGCTGGCGCTGCAAGAGCGCGTCGAGGACGTCGAAGTCGACGATGCCATCCTCGACTATCTGATGGCGATCGTCGAGAAAACGCGCACGTCGTCTCAACTGCGTATGGGCGTGAGCCCGCGTGGTAACATCCACCTCTTCCGCGCGGCCAGGGCCCACGCGCTGACTCAGGGCCGCACGTACCTCGTTCCGGACGATGTCCGTGAACTCGTCGTGCCGTGCCTCGCTCACCGAATTCTGCCCACGGGCACCACCGGCTCCACCCTGGACGCGCACGAACAGGCAACCCGGATACTCGAGGGGATTCTCGACGAGGTGGAGGCTCCGGTTTGACTTCCGCGCTGTTCGCTGGGATCAAAGAGACATGGCGGAAATTCCGGGCCTGGCGGCGCATCAGCTTCACGTCGGGCGGGCTCGCCTTCACGATCGGCGCCTTGGCGGTCGGCTTCGCGGCGATGAACACGGGCAATAACCTGCTCTATCTGCTGCTCGGGTCGATGCTCGGCTTCATCGCCGTGAGCGGGTGGCTCTCCGAGCAAGCGATCTCGGGGCTGCGCGTGAAACGCCACCTGCCCCGCACGGTCACGGTGGGGCAACCGATGCGACTCGGCTACCACGTGCGCAACCTCAAGAAGCGGCTACCGAGCCTCACGGTGGAGATCTTCGAGGAGGGCCTGCCGGAGGGCGCGTTCCTGGCGTACGTTCCGGCGGGCGGCACCGCGGAGGCTCGTTCGACGAACAGCTTCCTGCGGCGCGGTATCTACCCACTTGGGACCGTGACGCTCTCGACGGCGTTCCCATTCGGGATGTTTGTGAAACAGCGGGACATCCAGGTCGCCGGAGAGGTCGTCGTGTGGCCGCGCTCGGACCGGCCGGTGCGCGCACCGTCACCTGGCGGTGGGCGCGCACCCAGGGTCGGCGTTTCGGCCCGGGGCGCCCTCGGCACCACCGGCGAGTACCGTACCCTGAGAGCCTACCGACCCGGCGACGACCCCCGTGACATCCACTGGCGTTCTTCCGCACGGCTGCTTGAACCCGTCATTCGCGAGTATGAGCGCGACGGGGCAGAAACGCGCTGGATCTGCCTCGATACGCGGACAGAACCGACGGACGCGGCCGAGGTAGCGGTCGAGGTCGCTGCGTCACTGGCCGCTCGCGCCATTGCCGAAGCCAGGCCCGTAGCGCTCGTGGCTGGAGACGTCGTCCTCGAGCCCGCCGAGGGCCCCGGTCAACTCGAGCGAATCCTCGATGCTCTGGCTCGGGTCGACTTCCTTCCGACGAACCCGGCGCCCGCCCCTCCAGTGGATCCTGCGTCGTGCATCCTCGTCTGTGTCGAGGGCGGCGGCAGCTTCGGCGACGTCTTCGCGGTGGGCAGGGACGCGCACATGCACGTCGAGGAGGCCGCGTGAGTCTGAGGTTGCTCCACCGACGGCTCGCTGTCTCCATGGGCCTCACCGGTTTGCTCGCGTTCGCGGGTGGCGCAGGCTTCGAGCCGATCTCCGCTGCGCTTGCCGCGCTCGCGCTCGCCACTGCCCTCTTCTGGCACCCGGATCGCGACCTCTCCGCGCGCATGGAGAAGGCCTTCTTACCTCTCGCAGTATTGCTCGTGGCCCGCGCGCTGATCCACGTCTTCGTCATCCAGGACGACGTGGTGATCCCGGTCGTCGATCTGCTGCTGCTGCTGCTCGCGGCGGAAGCGTTGCGGTCGCTCGACGCTCCGAATGATGTCCGACTCTACGCGCTCTCTTTCGCGCTGATCCTGGCGTCCACCGCGTATCGCCCCGGTATCGTCTTCCTGATCGCCTTTGTCGCATACATCGGTCTCGCGACGCTCACGCTCATGGTCGGGCACCTGCGCCGGGAGGCCGAGGCCCACAAGGTTCGGGAGCTTCCGCTCAGCCGAGAACTCGTTGCCACTACGGGAGCACTCGCCGGGGTGATCCTGATGGTGGCGCTCGTCGTCTTCGTCGCGTTCCCTCGCGTGTCTCAGGGATGGGCGGGACGCGGTGAGACGCTGGCTACGTCCATCGCGGGTTTCAGTGATCAGATCTCGCTCGGACAGTTCGGCTCGACGATTCTCGGCAACCCGGAGATCGTGCTCCGGGTCGAGTTCCCGGAGGGTCCGCCGGAGGACATCGCCTCGCTGCACTGGCGTGGTCGCTCGTACGACCTCTTCGACGGCATCCGTTGGGTGCGCTCGAGGGACCTCCCTCCGTCGGCGCTGCCGGGCTTCTATCGGGAACGGTGGAGCGGTGGCCTCATCGAGCAGAGGATCTTCGCTGCTCCGCTCGACGTGCGTGTGCTCTTTGCACTCCACCCCGCCATCAACATCGAAGGGGAGAACGGGATCCAAGCCCTCTTCGACAACGCGGGCGACCACCTCTACTGGGGCCGCGGCCCGCCTTCGTATACCGCATACTCACGATCTCAGCCGCCCGGGCCCAATTCCTTACGGGTCGCTGAGGGTTATACCCCCCGCGCCCGGCACTTCGTGCAGCTGTCGAACGATCTCGACCCACGCATCGCGGCCCTCGCGGACTCCTTGACCGCCGGAATCGACAACCAGTACGACCAGGCGGTCGCTATCCAACGGTATCTGCAAAGCTTCGAGTACACGCGTGAGCTGCCCGCCACCGCGCGCGAGGCGACGCTCGACTATTTCCTCTTCGAGCGGCAAGCCGGCCACTGCGAGTATTTCAGCACTGCGATGGCCGTCATGCTACGCACACTCGGTGTGCAGACCCGAAATGTGAACGGGTTCTTGGGCGGTCAGTGGAGCCGGTTCGGCGACTATCTGGTCGTGACGCAGAACGAGGCGCACTCCTGGGTCGAGGTTTGGTTCCCGAGCTACGGTTGGGTGATGTTCGACCCGACGCCCGCCGGCTCCGGATCGTCGGCCCAGCTCACTTCCTGGTTCTGGCCGGGGCGGATCTTCTTCGACGGACTCCAGCACCGGTGGAGCAAGTGGGTGCTCAACTACGATTTGGAGGATCAGATAGGCATGTTCGATCGCTGGTCGGGACTGTTGGGAAGCAGGACGCGTGACTCCCTGACCGGCGCGGGCGGCGAATCTGGGCGAAGCCCCCTCGGTGTAGCGCTGCTCCTGCTTCTCCTCGTCGCAGGCCTCTTCTGGGCTCGCCGTGGCGGCCGTGAGCTAGCGCCCGCGACGCGCGCGTACCTTGAGCTGCGGGAAGCGTGCGCGCGTGCGGAGCTGGGCATCACCGCGGGGCTGACGCCGCTGGCATTGGTGGCCAGAGTCCGAGAGCGCCGAGCGACCGCGGGACGAGCCGCGGAACGCGTTGTCGACCTGTACCTACGCGCACGGTACGGGCAGGAAGTGCTTGGTGAGTCGGAGCTTCGCGAGCTGAGCGAAGCGCTCGGGGTCGCGCGGAAGACCCTGCGCGCACGAGGGTGACCTACCATCACGGGACCACGGCACGTATGGTCTAAGTATGACGCCTGGTCAGCACCGCTCCGCCCCCGGGTCTGTCCCCGGTCTCCATGTCGCGACGATCGCGCACAGAAGACGGATCTGGGACGCATACCTCGAGTTCGACGATGACCCCCATCGGCCGGACCTCTACCGCGCACGTCTTCGGTTCGACGCCGCCGACTCGAGCGACTTCGCGAAGGAGCCAGTAAGGACAACCGTCATCGTCATCGAGCAGAGCTATGAGGAGGCAGTCGCCAAGGCACGCAGCTTCGACGACCGTCAGTTGGAAGGGCTGCTCCGGTCCGCTCTACCGGATGACGAGGCATAGTCCTTCAGGCCTCCCTCACCCATCGCAGTAGCTCGGGGAGCGTCGGCCGCTTGCCGGTCATGAGCATGCCGACCTTATAGATCCTTCCTGCGAGCCATGCGACGGCGAACAGAGCGCCCAGCATGAGGATGAACGACACGGCGATCTGCCACACAGGTGCTGCCGAGGCGACCACGCGTGGCCACATCAGAATCGGCGAGAAGAACGGAAAGAGGGATAGACCGACCGACAGGGTGCTCGTCGGGTTCTCGATGACGGTGGAGAGGAACATGATCGGCGTGATGATCAAGAAGAGCACCGGAATCTGAGCCTGCTGCACCTCCTCTTCGCTGCTGCACATCGCGCCGACCGCAGCATACATGCCGGCAAAGATGAAGAAACCGAAGAGGAAATAGCCGACGAAGAGCGCCAAGGCCCCCTGGCCCGGAAGCATCTCAGGGACTCTCTCCAGCACCGCAAGCTCCGGGCGGGCCGCAACGATCGCGGGTAGCGCGACAACGAGGATGACCGCCAACGACCCGGCCCACACGAGCATCTGCGTGAGCCCCACGGCACCGACACCGACGATCTTTCCGAGCATCAGGTACATCGGCTTCATCGAGGAAACGATGATCTCGGCGATGCGGCTCGTCTTCTCCTCGAGCGTGGCACGCATGACCGCGACCGCCCAGAGCAAGATCACCATGTAGAGCATCATGGAGCCGATAAACCCGATTAGGAATTCCGGCGAGTCGTCGGAGATTTGATCGCCGTTGAGCAACTCGATGCGCAGGTCCCCACCATCGAGCAACGCGCCGGCGTCGACCCCATCGACCTCGAGCGCCGCCTCCAGCACCGACCGCGTGATGAGCGACTGCATCATCAGGCGGCGTAGAGACGACGGCCGCGACGTGGTGTAGAGAGACGCCGTCCCCGTCTGAAGCGTTTCGCTGTCCAGAAGAATGAACCCCCCGAAATCGCCGTCTATCGCCTGTTGAGAGAGCCGCTCTCTCACACCTTCGCTCCAGCGCTCGATCCGCACCGCATAGCCTGCGTCCTCGAGCCTCGACGCGACCCGCTCCGCAAGGCGCTCCGTGGCGTCGGCGATGACCAGGTCACGATCCGTGGTCGCGCTGCGCGCCTGGAAATAGGCGGGTACGAAGATCATCGCCGCCATGAGCAAGGGCCCGCCGAGCGTGGCGAAGAGGAACCACTTCGACCGCACCCGCTGCAGGTACTCCCGCCGCGTGACCGCCAGAAACGAGCTCATGCCCGGCCCCCTCACGCTTCCCTCACCCAGCGCCACAGCTCCGGCAGACTGGGCCTCTTCCCGGCCATCAAGATCCCGACCTTGTAGATCCTACCTGCCACCCACGCCACGCCGAAGACGGTGGCGCCCATCAGCACGAACGAGAGCCCGACCTGCCATCCCGGAACACCTCCCCCGGCCACGCGCGCCCACATCAGCACCGGTGTGAAGAGCGGGAAGAGCGAGAGTCCGGTGACGAGAGGTGCCAGCGGATCTTGGATCGCCTGCATGACGAAAAGGATCGGCACTATGAGGAACATCATGACGGGAAACTGTGCCTGCTGAGCCTCCTCTTCCGTGCTGCACATCGCCCCGACCGCGGCGTACAGCCCCGAATACATGAAGAACCCGAACAGGAAGAAGCCAACGAACAAGAGCAGCAGCGCGAGGCCGGGCAGGACCTGCACGACGTTCTCGAGCGATGCCAGTTCTGGCCGCGCGGCGATCAACATGGGAACGCCCGCGCCGACGACGAGGACTCCCATGCACAACCACACCGCCATCTGCGTGAGGCTCACCGCGCCCACACCGACAATCTTGCCCAGCATCAGATGCCACGGCTTCATCGAGGAAATGATCACTTCCACCATTCGAGTGGTCTTCTCTTCCAGCGTCGCGCGCATCACGGAGACCGCGTAAATGAGAATGACCATGTAGAGGAAGAGCGTCCCCATGTAGGCCACGAGGAACTGCGGATCGTCCATGTCGGAGCCGTCTTCGACGAGCATCTCGACCCGGAGCTCGCCGCCCGCCAGCATCGCGCCGGCGTCGAGACCCTGCTCTTCTAGCCGGTACTCGAGCGCGGCGCGCACGATCGCGCTACGCAGCATCACGCGACGGATCGTGGACGGCCGATCGTTCGTATACATCACGGCTTCGCCCGTCTCGAGCGTCAGCTCGTCGAGTACGAGGAAGCCACCTATGTCCCCATCAGAGGCCTGCCGCCGCAGATCGGTGATCACGTCGACCGTCCACCGCTCCTCGGCGACGGTGTAGCCGCCGGCCTCGAGGTCGGATACAAGTCGCTCGTACAGCACGTTCGAGCCGTCCACGACCAGGATGTTGCGGTCGGCCTGATCACCGCGTGCCGTGATGAACGCGGGCACGACGATCATCCCGATCATCAAGATCGGGGCCGCAAGCGTCACGATGATGAACCACTTCGAGCGTACCCGTTGCAAATATTCCCGGCGGATGACCGCCCAGACGTTGTGCCACATCACGCGCTACCCATGCCCGCACCGAGGGGCATGCCCGCGTCACCGACGGCGTCAGCGCCCGCGTGACGTACGAAGATCTCGTGCAGCGTCGGCTCGACGAGGTCGAAGCGGAGGATGCGCGCTTCGGACTGAACGCCGCGTGCCAGAATCGCCTGGTGATCAGCCCCATCTCGCAGGATCAGATGGAGTGCTCCGTCGACCTCTTCCACATGATCCACCTCGGGGCCATGAATCCACGTATCCGGACCCTCGAACTCGACCGCGACGACTCCCTTCCGCTCAGCGACCTTGAGCTCCTTGAGCTCGGCATCCAAGACCTTCTTCGAGTTCGAGATCATGCAGACCCGCTCACACAGCCGTTCGGCCTGATGCATGAGGTGCGTCGAAAAGAGGATCGTCGTTCCCTTCGCATGGAAATCGCGCACGATTTCCTCGAGCACGTCCTGGTTGATCGGGTCGAGTCCGCTGAACGGCTCGTCGAGGATGAGCAACTCAGGCTCGTGGAGGACCGTTCCGATGAACTGGACCTTCTGCTGCATGCCCTTCGAGAGGTCCTCCGCCCGTTTGTCGGCCCAGGCGGTCAGACCGAGGCGCTCGAGCCAGTCACTGGCGCGCTTCCGACCCTCCGACCGCTTCACACCCCGGATTTCAGCCAGAAAGATGAGCAACTCCAGGACCTTCATCTTCTTATAGAGACCCCGTTCCTCCGGCAGATATCCGACCTTGGTTCGCCGCGTGACGTCGGGATCCGAGCCGAAGAGGCTGACCCGACCCTCGTCCGGGTGCAAGATGCCCATGATCATCCGCAGGATCGTCGTCTTGCCCGACCCATTCGGGCCAAGTAGTCCGCAGATCACGCCTCGTGGAACCTCGAAGTCGAAGTCGGAGACCGCGGCGTGCTTTCCGAAGCGCTTCGTAACGCCTTCTAGCCTCACCGCGAAACCGTTGTCGCTCATTTGGTCACGCTCATCTGAAGGGACGGAACAGGGTGGGTGGAGGCCCCATTCTCAGCTCTCGCAGTGCAGTACGCCGGCCACGGCGACTCTCTTCAGAGCCATTGCGCTTTTGCTTAACTTATGTGGCTCTGGAACGAAACACGAGGAGGCTGAATGGCCATCTTTCGTACCCTCTACTATACCGATGTCACAGTCGGCGTCGGTGGGCGGGTGACGATTCCCCAGGATATGCGGGAAGACTTGGGGATCGATGAGGGGGACACCCTGACCGTCCGCGTTGAAGAGAATCCGCGCGGGGGGCGTCAAATGGTCATATGGCGGACTGAGCAACAGCCCGAGGAGGATGAATAGAGCGCACAGCTCCTCATCCTCCTCATCCGCTTCCGAGATCGACCCACCGCACCAGATCTCCCAGCGGGCTTCCTCCATCGTGATGCCACCACGGGGGAGGAAAGGGCATCTCACTAAGCGGTACCACCCGTGAGACCCCGGCGCGGCCCAAGCGCGACGCGAGTCCCTTTTCGCGATCTCCGAGTCCCGCGGTCCCCACGGTCTGTAGGTGTGCGCCCACACGAGCTAGTAGGTCGGGAAGCTGCTCCAAGTCCGTGAGTGGAACCACCCGAACCGTCCGGCCCAAGCACGGTGCAATGGCCGTGGGCCCACGATCGAAGATCACCGTCCAGGGGGCCTCACCTCCGTGATGGATCTCCGCCCCGGATTCGGAGGCTACCATCAGCTCGGCGGTTCCCCTGACCTGGTGAAGCGCGGAGGCTTCGGCTCTGTCGAGTGTCCCACTGGGGAGATCGCGTTCCAGGCCAGCGAGGCTTTGTGCCAGCAGGCTCGCGAACGCCCGTGGGCTGACCGTTCCACCCTCCTCGACGTATACGACCCGAGGCGAGACGCAGCCGCGTTGGTCGAAGATCGCCACAGCGTTCGCGAGAGACGCAGCGCTTGCCTTGGCCTGAGGTTGTCCGAGTGCCTCGACTCCCACGACGGCGACGCTGAAGCGATGGTGGTACGCGACGAAGCGGGTCGTAACCGGCGCTCGGCCGCGAAGCGCGGCCACGGTCTCGTCGCCCCCGTATGCGACGACCGCATCCGCCCGCAGGAGCGCGACGTTCTCGAGGACTTCGCTGCCACCCGGCCAATACACTACAGCGAGGGCGGCGGCGAGCTCCGGGTCTACCTCCTGAAGCGCCGAAGCGAACAGGACCGGAAGTACGGAGTCACCCCGACCCGGTTTCAGCAGCGTGGGTGACTTTACGAGCAGGCTCCGGATCAGTGCTGATACCCCAACGCCGGGCACGCTACCCGCGATGACCTGAAAGCAGAGACCAGGACCCATCGCCATGGAGCTCCGACCCTCCCGCTCGACGAAGCCATCCAGATACGCGACGTCGCCGAACTCCGCGTCGAGTAGCGCTCGCAGGCGGTCCTCCGCCCAGTCGCGGGCCATGCCGTCGAGTACGACCGTCGCCATCTCGGGCGACAGCCCCGAATCGGCAGGCAGGTACTCGAGCGCCTTCATCCGGAGCGTGTCGTGAGGGTCGAGCAATCGCGCGCCGACCGCGCCGAGCTTCACGCAGAGATCGCCGGCGCGCCGATCCACGAGCCCGGATCGCGAATCAACGAGCGCGTCGAGCACGCGCGCCAACCAATCGGGATCGGCGTCGAGGTAGCGGACCTGTATCGACCCACTCTCGAACGACAAGCTCGGCCGTTCGGGAAGGCCGACCCCGGGCGGCAGGGCCCATGCGTCGAAGACGTGGCTCATCGCGAAACGTCTGAGGCGGCCATGAGGTCGTCCATCGCCCGCGAACAGCCGCGTGGCTCCGCCCCGACGACCCGACCCGCAAGACGGACTCGGCCGCGTCTGACGGAACCCACGTCCTCGGTGAGCACGTGACACACCGAACCGGCGTTCGCCAGGTCGAAGAACGCGAGCAGGCCCTCGGCACCCTCCTCCACTTCC
This window encodes:
- a CDS encoding molybdopterin-dependent oxidoreductase, with amino-acid sequence MTDGIKRRDFLKVLGVSGAGATLAGCSTKDVERLLPYVVAPDEITPGVATWYTTVCGGCSAQCGMWVRTREGRAVKVEGNPNHPVSQGGLCSKGHATLQHLYNPDRFPGPMIREGGSLRQGTWDEAEQLLAARIRATGNVMFIGGRMGPSMNNLVDQFVTAVNGTRVEYDAVSDAPLREAARIAYGAAGLPRYDIANARLLLSFSNDFIETGSSPVAHNKGLARMSAVDAAGSKGRFVYLGPRLSTTGLNADEWIPIRPGSEAAVALGMASVIADDASAAGPYADVLRSYSPAAAAQAAGVSEDSIRELAERFASESPTLALGPGVGGHHRNATAANIAVMILNDVAGNVGRTVHYDAGVTAAASAYADMESAVSAMAVGQVGVAIVHGTNPAYSMPAASGFVEAFNQVTFKVSFASAMDETAGLADLILPDRHFLEAWGDSMPRQGVMALQQPVMQPVPHFDSKQAGDVLLAVSVELGNDFGAATFYDFMRNRHMEMHDASTGDFETWWRLALRTGAVEQEMGSTAAASQLQAPDAALSFDAPTLDLGGELTLLVHPSPRFGGGEFSNSPWLLELPDPVSKITWHSWLEMNPHTAEQRGIREGDIVTVSSPHGTVDVPVWIYPGIREDAVALAMGGGHTNMGRWADGSGVNALALLPSESEQPSGAMVTLATTVTVTPTGERRRIATIEGSNDQHDRQIAPAVALADLGHAVEGEQEEGHGELQELQGAGGFVPVPAEGGASTAFPLEGARHGEYADAHERPRWGMAIDLDKCTGCSACVTACQAENNVPWVGEDQIVMGRDMNWVRIERYYEQIDATQAGDLDVRFLPMICQHCGNAPCEPVCPVFATYHTPEGVNVQIYNRCVGTRYCANNCPYKVRVFNWYRYTDENVPEPMNWQWNPDVTVRSNGVMEKCSFCMQRIREVENRAALEGGREINDGEIVPACEQSCPAEAIVFGNVRDPNSRVSQVISSERTYRALDEIVNTQPAVHYLKKVTFHELPAGGHE
- a CDS encoding cytochrome c3 family protein, with the protein product MRKRWLIGGLAGVFVLAGLAFVQGGRSQGAEGVESPSESGQPIAFPHNQHAGSEPGQNNMDCQFCHFSAERSVAAGIPSVATCWGCHVAIPGTNNPDEVAKIQGYMERDEPIPWVRIYKISDHAHFPHMRHINAGLECQQCHGEIQEMEVLSKPDGWWVPVKELFFGQDPVWGGDNMGWCVDCHRQPDENGEPQASTDCAVCHY
- a CDS encoding MoxR family ATPase; the encoded protein is MPETTAPAPSRATQPSLELLDRLVQEVEKVFHGKSEVVRLALACVLARGHVLFEDVPGVGKTTLAHALAKTLGVGFRRIQFTADLLPSDVIGVSVYNPKTADFETRRGPLFTNVVLADEINRAPPRTQSGLLEAMQEGSVTIDDQTHELPKPFVVMATQNPLEHHGTYPLPESQLDRFLMRITIGYPGPEAERRILTESSATEPIMDRLQTVLSTAQVLALQERVEDVEVDDAILDYLMAIVEKTRTSSQLRMGVSPRGNIHLFRAARAHALTQGRTYLVPDDVRELVVPCLAHRILPTGTTGSTLDAHEQATRILEGILDEVEAPV
- a CDS encoding DUF58 domain-containing protein; this translates as MTSALFAGIKETWRKFRAWRRISFTSGGLAFTIGALAVGFAAMNTGNNLLYLLLGSMLGFIAVSGWLSEQAISGLRVKRHLPRTVTVGQPMRLGYHVRNLKKRLPSLTVEIFEEGLPEGAFLAYVPAGGTAEARSTNSFLRRGIYPLGTVTLSTAFPFGMFVKQRDIQVAGEVVVWPRSDRPVRAPSPGGGRAPRVGVSARGALGTTGEYRTLRAYRPGDDPRDIHWRSSARLLEPVIREYERDGAETRWICLDTRTEPTDAAEVAVEVAASLAARAIAEARPVALVAGDVVLEPAEGPGQLERILDALARVDFLPTNPAPAPPVDPASCILVCVEGGGSFGDVFAVGRDAHMHVEEAA